In Streptomyces sp. DG2A-72, one genomic interval encodes:
- a CDS encoding DNA-3-methyladenine glycosylase 2 family protein encodes MHTDWERCVRAVQSKDARFDGWFFTAVVTTRIYCRPSCPVVPPKPENMTFYPSAAACQQAGFRACKRCRPDTSPGSPEWNQRADLVARAMRLIADGVVDREGVPGLAARLGYSTRQVERQLLAELGAGPLAVARAQRAQTARLLIETTPLPMAEIAFAAGFSSIRTFNDTVREVFALSPSELRTRVPMSRGAQGTPGVLTLRLPFRAPLNPNNLFGHLAATAVPGVEEWRDGAYRRTLRLPYGHGIVSLAPEPDHIACRLTLSDLRDLPVAISRCRRMLDLDADPVAVDEQLRADPVLTPLVDKAPGRRVPRTVDEAEFAIRAVLGQQVSTAAARTHAARIVTAHGEQVDDPEGGLTHLFPSPQALAALDPESLAMPRTRRTTFTTLVRELADGKLHLGVDNEWTETRSRLLSLPGFGPWTVDVIAMRALGDPDAFLPTDLGIRRAAQELGLPSTPAALTARAAAWAPWRAYAVQYLWATDSHPINFLPV; translated from the coding sequence ATGCACACCGACTGGGAGCGGTGCGTGCGCGCCGTCCAGTCCAAGGACGCGCGTTTCGACGGCTGGTTCTTCACGGCCGTCGTCACCACCCGTATCTACTGCCGGCCCAGCTGCCCCGTCGTGCCGCCCAAGCCGGAGAACATGACCTTCTACCCCAGCGCTGCCGCCTGCCAGCAGGCCGGCTTCCGGGCCTGCAAGCGCTGCCGCCCCGACACCAGCCCCGGCTCACCGGAGTGGAACCAGCGCGCCGACCTCGTGGCCCGCGCGATGCGCCTGATCGCCGACGGTGTGGTGGACCGCGAGGGCGTCCCCGGCCTCGCCGCCCGCCTCGGCTACAGCACCCGCCAGGTCGAACGCCAGCTCCTGGCCGAACTGGGCGCGGGCCCGCTCGCCGTGGCCCGCGCCCAACGCGCCCAGACGGCAAGGCTGTTGATCGAGACGACCCCACTGCCGATGGCGGAGATCGCCTTCGCGGCGGGCTTCTCCTCCATCCGCACCTTCAACGACACCGTGCGCGAGGTCTTCGCCCTCTCCCCGAGCGAGCTGCGCACCCGCGTGCCCATGTCTCGCGGCGCTCAGGGCACGCCGGGCGTGCTGACCCTCCGCCTCCCCTTCCGCGCCCCCCTCAACCCCAACAACCTCTTCGGCCACCTCGCGGCCACCGCCGTACCCGGGGTGGAGGAGTGGCGGGACGGCGCGTACCGCCGGACGCTCAGACTGCCGTACGGCCATGGCATCGTCTCCCTGGCTCCCGAGCCGGACCACATCGCCTGCCGTCTCACCCTCAGTGACCTGCGTGACCTGCCCGTCGCGATCAGCCGGTGCCGCCGCATGCTGGACCTGGACGCGGACCCGGTCGCGGTGGACGAGCAGCTCCGCGCGGACCCGGTCCTGACGCCCCTCGTCGACAAGGCTCCCGGCCGCCGTGTCCCGCGCACCGTGGACGAGGCCGAGTTCGCGATCCGCGCGGTCCTCGGCCAACAAGTTTCCACCGCGGCGGCCCGCACGCACGCGGCCCGCATCGTCACCGCCCACGGCGAGCAGGTGGACGACCCGGAGGGCGGCCTGACTCACCTGTTCCCGTCGCCTCAGGCACTGGCCGCGTTGGACCCGGAGTCGCTGGCGATGCCGCGCACCCGCCGTACCACCTTCACGACGTTGGTCCGCGAACTCGCCGACGGCAAGCTGCACTTGGGCGTGGACAACGAGTGGACGGAAACCCGTTCCCGCCTGCTGTCCCTGCCGGGCTTCGGCCCCTGGACGGTCGACGTCATCGCCATGCGCGCCCTCGGCGACCCCGACGCGTTCCTCCCCACGGACCTCGGAATCCGCCGCGCGGCCCAGGAGCTGGGCCTGCCTTCCACTCCCGCGGCACTCACGGCACGGGCGGCGGCCTGGGCGCCGTGGCGGGCGTACGCGGTCCAGTACCTGTGGGCGACCGACAGCCACCCGATCAACTTCCTTCCTGTCTAA
- a CDS encoding methylated-DNA--[protein]-cysteine S-methyltransferase: MKQHTVIDSPYGPLTLVADDGTLCGLYMTGQRHRPPEESFGTREDTLFSEAEDQLKAYFAGELKEFTLELRLHGTPFQRTVWDQLRKIPYGETRSYGDLADALGNPGASRAVGLANGKNPIGIIVPCHRVVGAGGSLTGYGGGLERKRRLLEFEGGAALF, from the coding sequence GTGAAGCAGCACACCGTGATCGACAGCCCGTACGGCCCCCTGACCCTCGTCGCCGACGACGGCACCCTCTGCGGCCTCTACATGACCGGCCAACGCCACCGCCCACCGGAGGAGTCCTTCGGTACGCGAGAGGACACCCTGTTCTCCGAAGCCGAGGACCAGCTGAAGGCGTACTTCGCAGGCGAGCTGAAGGAGTTCACCCTCGAACTCCGCCTGCACGGCACACCGTTCCAACGCACCGTCTGGGACCAGCTCCGCAAGATCCCCTACGGCGAGACTCGCTCCTACGGCGACCTCGCCGACGCCCTCGGCAACCCCGGCGCCTCCCGCGCCGTCGGCCTCGCCAACGGCAAGAACCCCATCGGCATCATCGTCCCCTGCCACCGCGTCGTAGGCGCGGGCGGCAGCCTCACCGGCTACGGCGGCGGCTTGGAACGCAAGCGGCGGCTGCTGGAGTTCGAGGGCGGGGCGGCGCTGTTCTGA
- a CDS encoding Sir2 family NAD-dependent protein deacetylase, giving the protein MTKPLVAILSGAGISTDSGIPDYRGPNGLWRRDPEAEKLVTYEYYMGDPEIRRRSWQMRRKNRTLKAEPNAAHRAVAELEKSGVPVRVITQNVDGLHQLAGMPARKVLELHGSARSFVCTGCQARGPMEDAIARVEAGEEDPPCLECGGILKSATVMFGERLDPVVLGEALAITKACQVFIAVGSSLQVQPAAGLAGVAADHGARLVIVNAEPTPYDELADDVIREPIGTALPQLLRTVGTD; this is encoded by the coding sequence ATGACCAAGCCTCTCGTCGCCATCCTCAGTGGCGCCGGTATCTCCACCGACTCAGGAATCCCTGACTATCGCGGCCCCAACGGGCTGTGGCGGCGAGATCCGGAGGCCGAGAAGCTCGTGACGTACGAGTACTACATGGGCGACCCGGAGATCCGGCGCCGTTCGTGGCAGATGCGGCGCAAGAACCGGACGCTGAAGGCCGAGCCCAACGCGGCGCACCGGGCCGTGGCCGAGCTGGAGAAGTCCGGAGTGCCGGTCAGGGTCATCACGCAGAACGTCGACGGGCTCCACCAGCTCGCCGGAATGCCCGCCCGCAAGGTGCTCGAGCTCCATGGCAGCGCGCGCAGTTTCGTGTGCACCGGGTGCCAGGCCCGGGGCCCGATGGAGGACGCGATCGCCCGTGTCGAGGCCGGCGAAGAAGACCCGCCGTGCCTGGAGTGCGGCGGCATCCTCAAGTCGGCCACCGTCATGTTCGGCGAGCGGCTCGACCCGGTCGTCCTCGGCGAGGCCCTCGCCATCACCAAGGCCTGCCAGGTCTTCATCGCCGTCGGCAGCAGCCTCCAGGTCCAGCCCGCGGCAGGACTAGCCGGCGTCGCCGCCGATCACGGCGCACGGCTCGTCATCGTCAACGCCGAGCCGACGCCGTACGACGAACTCGCCGACGACGTCATCCGCGAGCCCATCGGCACAGCACTGCCACAGCTGCTGCGCACGGTGGGTACCGATTGA
- a CDS encoding NUDIX hydrolase codes for MTTPDFATYIAGLPRVLAGAAALFLDAEGRVLLVEPNYREGWALPGGTIESDDGETPRQGARRETAEEIGLDVELGRLLAVDWVHGTAHPPLVAYLYDGGVLGEDDLKSIRLQEEELLSWRLVPREELTAHLPGSLGRRVLAALDVLADGSGTAELENGHRVG; via the coding sequence GTGACCACTCCAGACTTCGCCACGTACATCGCGGGCCTGCCCCGTGTCCTCGCCGGGGCCGCCGCTCTCTTCCTCGACGCCGAGGGCCGGGTGCTGCTCGTCGAGCCGAACTACCGTGAGGGCTGGGCGCTTCCCGGCGGCACGATCGAGTCCGACGACGGGGAGACCCCACGGCAGGGCGCGCGCCGCGAGACCGCCGAGGAGATCGGCCTCGACGTCGAACTCGGCCGCCTGCTGGCGGTGGACTGGGTGCACGGCACGGCCCACCCTCCGCTCGTGGCCTACCTCTACGACGGCGGCGTCCTCGGCGAGGACGACCTGAAGTCCATCCGCCTGCAAGAAGAGGAACTCCTGTCCTGGCGCCTCGTCCCCCGCGAGGAACTCACCGCCCATCTGCCGGGCTCCCTGGGCCGCCGCGTCCTGGCCGCTCTGGACGTCCTGGCGGACGGCTCGGGCACGGCGGAACTGGAGAACGGCCACCGCGTGGGCTGA
- a CDS encoding ADP-ribosylglycohydrolase family protein, whose amino-acid sequence MTPVGTEHELADRILGGWLGRIAGNMLGKPVEQGDLWTRDRIDRYLRQAAALPLTDYLPEPVDESDGFELRPEWRQCVRGRIHGSCRDDDVDYAILGLDLLETHGFGFSTEQVGDLWLLRMPYLQTFTAERAAYRNLANGLKPPLTATVDNPYQEWIGALIRADIYGWTCPGVPRRAASLARRDAVLSHTGNGVYGAMWAAALIAAAFTAPTVRHAVDEALAVIPASSRTARTVRRVVSLHDTRMTWEDTLTTVSEETAGLGWIHTVPNAAVLTAGLLYGDGDFTRTITLTVRGGLDTDSNGATAGSVAGVLTGADAIPEQWKEPLEDTVRSAVFGFDGVRISELAERTVQLADGE is encoded by the coding sequence ATGACCCCTGTGGGCACTGAGCACGAGCTCGCGGACCGCATCCTCGGGGGCTGGCTGGGCCGGATCGCGGGCAACATGCTCGGCAAGCCGGTCGAGCAGGGCGATCTGTGGACGCGGGACCGTATCGACCGATATCTGCGGCAGGCCGCCGCCCTGCCCCTCACCGACTATCTGCCCGAGCCGGTCGACGAGAGCGACGGCTTCGAGCTGCGGCCCGAGTGGCGCCAGTGCGTCCGGGGCCGTATCCACGGCAGCTGCCGTGACGACGACGTCGACTACGCGATCCTCGGCCTCGACCTCCTGGAGACCCACGGCTTCGGCTTCAGCACCGAGCAGGTCGGCGACCTGTGGCTGCTGCGCATGCCGTATCTGCAGACGTTCACGGCCGAGCGGGCGGCGTACCGGAACCTCGCCAACGGGCTCAAGCCGCCCCTGACCGCCACCGTCGACAACCCGTACCAGGAGTGGATCGGCGCCCTCATCCGCGCCGACATCTACGGCTGGACCTGCCCCGGCGTCCCCCGCCGCGCCGCCTCCCTCGCCCGCCGGGACGCGGTGCTGTCCCACACCGGCAACGGCGTGTACGGCGCGATGTGGGCGGCCGCGCTGATCGCGGCGGCGTTCACCGCGCCCACGGTGCGGCACGCCGTGGACGAGGCGCTGGCCGTGATCCCGGCGAGCAGCCGCACGGCCCGCACCGTACGCCGTGTCGTCTCGCTGCACGACACCCGGATGACCTGGGAGGACACGCTCACCACCGTGTCCGAGGAGACCGCCGGGCTGGGCTGGATCCACACCGTCCCGAACGCCGCGGTGCTCACCGCCGGGCTCCTGTACGGCGACGGCGACTTCACCCGCACCATCACCCTCACCGTCCGCGGCGGCCTGGACACCGACTCCAACGGCGCGACCGCGGGTTCGGTGGCCGGTGTGCTGACCGGTGCGGACGCGATTCCGGAGCAGTGGAAGGAGCCGCTGGAGGACACGGTCCGCAGTGCGGTGTTCGGCTTCGACGGGGTACGGATCAGCGAACTGGCGGAGCGGACGGTGCAGTTGGCCGACGGCGAGTGA
- a CDS encoding glycerate kinase has translation MANAAGRGTQRVLIAADKFKGSLTAVQVAERVTAGLRKVVPSLQVEALPVADGGDGTVDAAVAAGFERRELRVAGPLGNEVTAAFALRGDTAVVEMAEASGLQRLPAGVFAPLTASTYGSGELLRAALDAGARTIVFGVGGSATTDGGAGMLSALGARFLDADGEPLSPGGGGLADLVSADLSGLDPRLGEVELVLASDVDNPLTGPKGAPAVYGPQKGASPDDVQTLDEALAHYAKTLESAIGPKAAEYAASPGAGAAGGIGYGALIVGARFRPGIEVMLDVLGFAPALDRADLVITGEGSLDEQTLHGKAPAGVAAAARAEGKEVVAVCGRLALPPEALGRAGIRRAYPLTDVESDVAKCIADAGPILERVAESIARDFLT, from the coding sequence GTGGCGAACGCTGCAGGCAGGGGGACCCAGAGGGTCCTCATCGCCGCGGACAAGTTCAAGGGGTCACTGACGGCCGTCCAGGTCGCCGAGCGGGTGACGGCCGGGCTGCGCAAGGTCGTGCCGAGCCTCCAGGTCGAGGCGCTGCCGGTCGCCGACGGCGGCGACGGAACGGTCGACGCGGCGGTCGCGGCCGGGTTCGAGCGGCGTGAGCTACGGGTCGCGGGCCCCCTCGGCAACGAGGTGACGGCCGCGTTCGCGCTGCGCGGTGACACCGCGGTCGTGGAGATGGCCGAGGCCAGCGGGCTGCAGCGGTTGCCGGCCGGCGTCTTCGCGCCGCTCACGGCATCGACGTACGGCTCCGGCGAGCTGTTGCGGGCCGCGCTGGACGCGGGCGCCCGCACGATCGTGTTCGGCGTCGGCGGCAGCGCGACCACGGACGGGGGTGCCGGGATGCTGTCCGCGCTCGGCGCGCGCTTCCTGGACGCGGACGGGGAGCCGCTGTCTCCGGGCGGCGGCGGACTGGCCGACCTGGTGTCGGCCGACCTGTCGGGCCTGGATCCGCGTCTCGGCGAGGTCGAGCTGGTGCTCGCCAGCGATGTCGACAACCCGCTGACCGGGCCGAAGGGGGCACCGGCGGTGTACGGCCCGCAGAAGGGCGCCTCCCCGGACGACGTACAGACGCTGGACGAGGCCCTCGCGCACTACGCCAAGACCCTGGAGTCGGCGATCGGCCCGAAGGCGGCCGAGTACGCCGCGTCGCCCGGCGCGGGCGCGGCCGGCGGCATCGGCTACGGCGCGCTGATCGTCGGCGCCCGCTTCCGCCCCGGCATCGAGGTCATGCTCGACGTCCTCGGCTTCGCACCCGCCCTGGACCGCGCCGACCTGGTGATCACCGGCGAGGGCTCCCTCGACGAGCAGACCCTGCACGGCAAGGCCCCGGCCGGGGTCGCCGCGGCGGCACGCGCGGAGGGCAAGGAGGTCGTCGCGGTGTGCGGCCGTCTCGCGCTTCCGCCGGAGGCGCTGGGGCGGGCCGGGATCCGCCGGGCGTATCCGTTGACGGATGTCGAGTCGGATGTGGCGAAGTGCATCGCGGATGCGGGGCCGATTCTGGAGCGGGTGGCTGAGTCCATCGCGCGGGACTTCCTGACCTGA
- the pssA gene encoding CDP-diacylglycerol--serine O-phosphatidyltransferase: MPEADEVVDEEEEMPLSLRLSIADTLTLGNATCGFMAVYFTTTGILIPHLTDSQETGMARNSAATAVILMLCAAVFDLFDGLVARKLRSSPMGAELDNLSDLISFGLAPAYFVLVYGMVADDAYQKVAAVGAVVVLLAVVLRLARFSCVTPTNGMFQGMPSPFGALTVVSIVLLELPFVATLLAILGTAWLMVSRVEYPKPRGRLAVAMLSWIVVSMGLLTAWAFDAPSGQLLLQTGCALQLVMGAVIPLFATARRVNNFRDNRREARAAQLP; this comes from the coding sequence GTGCCGGAGGCCGACGAGGTGGTGGACGAAGAGGAGGAGATGCCTCTTTCTCTCCGCCTCTCGATAGCGGACACCCTCACCCTCGGCAACGCCACGTGCGGCTTCATGGCGGTGTACTTCACCACCACCGGCATCCTGATCCCGCACCTCACCGACAGCCAGGAAACCGGCATGGCCCGCAACAGCGCGGCCACGGCGGTCATCCTGATGCTGTGCGCGGCGGTCTTCGACCTGTTCGACGGCCTGGTGGCGCGCAAGCTGCGCTCCTCCCCCATGGGCGCCGAGCTGGACAACCTCTCGGACCTGATCAGCTTCGGCCTGGCCCCGGCGTACTTCGTCCTGGTCTACGGCATGGTCGCGGACGACGCGTACCAGAAGGTGGCCGCGGTCGGAGCGGTCGTGGTGCTCTTGGCGGTGGTGCTGCGGCTTGCCCGCTTCTCGTGCGTGACACCGACGAACGGCATGTTCCAGGGCATGCCGAGCCCCTTCGGGGCGCTGACGGTGGTCTCGATCGTGCTCCTTGAGCTGCCCTTCGTGGCGACGCTGCTGGCGATCCTCGGCACCGCGTGGCTGATGGTCAGCCGGGTCGAGTACCCCAAGCCGCGGGGTCGCCTCGCCGTGGCGATGCTGTCCTGGATCGTCGTCTCCATGGGCCTCCTGACCGCCTGGGCGTTCGACGCCCCCAGCGGCCAGCTCCTCCTGCAGACCGGCTGCGCCCTGCAGCTCGTCATGGGCGCGGTGATCCCGCTGTTCGCCACGGCCCGCCGGGTGAACAACTTCCGCGACAACCGGCGTGAGGCACGGGCGGCGCAACTCCCCTAG
- a CDS encoding phosphatidylserine decarboxylase, translating to MPHSQTSAPRDSLAGVRLARGASPWLLPTVATAALSLARARRSGAARAVAVPATALAAGMLWFFRDPEREIAPGRVISPADGVVQSIMPWKDGRTRVAIFMSPLNVHVNRAPLAGTVTSVEHIPGGFVPAFNKESENNERVVWHFDTELGDIEMIQIAGAVARRIVPYVPQGTKVEQGDRIGLIRFGSRVDIYLPEGVEVSVEVGQKTVAGVTRIDRD from the coding sequence ATGCCCCACAGCCAAACCTCTGCACCACGCGACAGCCTGGCAGGCGTACGCCTCGCGCGCGGAGCATCGCCGTGGCTTCTCCCGACCGTCGCCACCGCAGCCCTCAGCCTGGCCCGCGCGCGCCGCTCCGGCGCCGCCAGGGCCGTGGCCGTACCCGCCACCGCGCTCGCGGCGGGCATGCTGTGGTTCTTCCGCGACCCCGAGCGCGAGATCGCCCCGGGCCGGGTCATCTCGCCGGCCGACGGTGTGGTGCAGAGCATCATGCCGTGGAAGGACGGGCGTACCCGCGTCGCGATCTTCATGAGCCCGCTCAACGTCCATGTCAACCGTGCTCCGCTCGCCGGTACCGTGACGTCGGTCGAGCACATCCCCGGCGGGTTCGTTCCGGCGTTCAACAAGGAGAGCGAGAACAACGAGCGCGTAGTCTGGCACTTCGACACCGAACTCGGCGACATCGAAATGATCCAGATCGCCGGCGCGGTCGCCCGTCGCATCGTGCCGTACGTGCCCCAGGGCACGAAGGTCGAGCAGGGTGACCGGATCGGCCTGATCCGCTTCGGCTCGCGTGTCGACATCTACCTGCCCGAGGGCGTGGAGGTCTCGGTCGAGGTCGGGCAGAAGACCGTGGCTGGGGTGACTCGCATTGACCGTGATTGA
- a CDS encoding acyl-CoA dehydrogenase family protein, whose product MARLAQTAGLTDIQQEILSTVRDFVDKEIIPVATELEHRDEYPQQIVDGLKELGLFGLMIPEEYGGLGESLLTYALCVEEIARGWMSVSGIINTHFIVAYMLKQHGTDEQRDYFLPRMAAGEIRGAFSMSEPALGSDVSAITSKAVKDGDEYVLNGQKMWLTNGGTSTLVAVLVKSDEGHPEGTAPHKSMTTFLVEKEPGFGEVRPGLTIPGKIDKMGYKGVDTTELIMDGLRIPANRVLGGETGRGFYQMMDGVEVGRVNVAARGCGVAQRAFELGVQYAQQRHTFGKPIAQHQAIQFKLAEMATKVEAAHAMMVNAARKKDSGERNDLEAGMAKYLASEYCKEVVEDAFRIHGGYGFSKEYEIERLYREAPMLLIGEGTAEIQKMIIGRRLLEEYRLQG is encoded by the coding sequence ATGGCGCGACTCGCCCAGACCGCCGGTCTGACGGACATCCAGCAGGAGATCCTGTCCACCGTCCGCGACTTCGTGGACAAGGAGATCATCCCGGTCGCGACCGAGCTGGAGCACCGCGACGAGTACCCGCAGCAGATCGTCGACGGCCTCAAGGAGTTGGGCCTGTTCGGCCTGATGATCCCGGAGGAGTACGGCGGCCTGGGCGAGTCCCTTCTGACGTACGCCCTGTGTGTCGAGGAGATCGCACGCGGCTGGATGTCGGTGTCCGGCATCATCAACACGCACTTCATCGTGGCGTACATGCTCAAGCAGCACGGCACCGACGAGCAGAGGGACTACTTCCTGCCGAGGATGGCGGCCGGTGAGATCCGCGGCGCCTTCTCGATGTCGGAGCCGGCGCTGGGTTCCGATGTGTCGGCCATCACGTCGAAGGCGGTCAAGGACGGCGACGAGTACGTCCTGAACGGCCAGAAGATGTGGCTGACGAACGGCGGTACGTCGACTCTGGTCGCCGTCCTCGTGAAGAGTGACGAAGGACACCCTGAGGGCACCGCCCCCCACAAGTCGATGACGACCTTCCTCGTCGAGAAGGAGCCCGGCTTCGGAGAGGTCCGCCCCGGCCTGACCATCCCCGGGAAGATCGACAAGATGGGCTACAAGGGCGTCGACACGACCGAGCTCATCATGGATGGCCTGCGGATTCCGGCCAACCGTGTGCTCGGCGGCGAGACCGGCCGGGGTTTTTACCAGATGATGGACGGCGTGGAGGTCGGCCGCGTCAACGTGGCGGCACGTGGTTGCGGTGTCGCTCAGCGTGCTTTCGAGCTCGGCGTCCAGTACGCCCAGCAGCGTCACACTTTCGGCAAACCGATCGCCCAGCACCAGGCGATCCAGTTCAAGCTGGCCGAGATGGCTACCAAGGTCGAGGCCGCGCATGCGATGATGGTGAACGCGGCACGCAAAAAGGACTCCGGAGAACGAAACGACCTTGAGGCTGGGATGGCGAAGTACCTCGCCTCCGAGTACTGCAAGGAGGTCGTGGAGGACGCCTTCCGGATCCACGGCGGCTACGGCTTCTCCAAGGAGTACGAGATCGAGCGCCTCTACCGAGAGGCTCCGATGCTGCTGATCGGTGAAGGTACCGCCGAGATCCAGAAAATGATCATCGGTCGCAGGCTGCTCGAAGAGTATCGACTCCAGGGCTAG
- a CDS encoding MaoC family dehydratase, protein MQFGRTYEEFEVGATYKHWPGKTVTEYDDHLFCLLTMNHHPLHMDANYAENTTDFGKNVVVGNYIYSLLLGMSVPDISGKAIANLEIESLKHVAPTFHGDTIYGQTTVLDKWPSKSKNDRGIVHVETKGYKQDGTLVCVFRRKVMVPTETYIKERGGEQPGRPDLKQQEK, encoded by the coding sequence ATGCAGTTCGGACGCACCTACGAGGAGTTCGAGGTCGGGGCGACGTACAAGCACTGGCCGGGCAAGACGGTCACGGAGTACGACGACCACCTGTTCTGTCTCCTCACCATGAACCACCACCCGCTCCACATGGACGCCAACTACGCCGAGAACACGACGGACTTCGGCAAGAACGTGGTGGTCGGGAACTACATCTACTCCCTCCTGCTCGGCATGTCCGTGCCGGACATCTCCGGCAAGGCGATCGCCAACCTGGAGATCGAGTCGCTCAAGCACGTGGCGCCGACCTTCCACGGCGACACGATCTACGGCCAGACGACGGTGCTCGACAAGTGGCCGTCCAAGTCGAAGAACGACCGCGGCATCGTCCACGTCGAGACCAAGGGCTACAAGCAGGACGGCACGCTGGTCTGCGTGTTCCGCCGCAAGGTCATGGTGCCGACCGAGACGTACATCAAGGAGCGCGGCGGCGAGCAGCCGGGCCGCCCGGACCTGAAGCAGCAGGAGAAGTAG
- a CDS encoding CoA ester lyase, producing MTTVNRLRPRRSCLAVPGSNPRFLEKAQGLPADQVFLDLEDACAPLAKPEARHTIVKFLNEGDWTGKTRVVRVNDWTTEWTYRDVVTVVEGAGPNLDCIMLPKVQDAQQIVALDLLLTQIEKTMGFEVGKIGIEAQIENAQGLNNVNEIAQASPRVETIIFGPADFMASINMKSLVVGEQPPGYPADAYHYILMKILMAARANNLQAIDGPYLQIRNIDGYREVAQRAAALGFDGKWVLHPGQVEASNEIFSPSQEDYDHAELILDAYDHYTSEAGGKKGSAMLGDEMIDEASRKMALVISGKGRAAGMRRTSKFEIPEG from the coding sequence ATGACGACCGTCAACCGCCTTCGCCCGCGGCGCTCCTGCCTGGCCGTACCGGGCTCGAACCCGCGCTTCCTGGAGAAGGCGCAGGGCCTCCCCGCCGACCAGGTATTCCTCGACCTAGAGGACGCGTGCGCGCCACTCGCCAAGCCCGAGGCGCGGCACACCATCGTCAAGTTCCTCAACGAGGGCGACTGGACGGGCAAGACGAGGGTCGTGCGCGTCAACGACTGGACGACCGAGTGGACGTACCGCGATGTCGTGACGGTGGTCGAGGGCGCGGGCCCGAACCTGGACTGCATCATGCTGCCGAAGGTCCAGGACGCCCAGCAGATCGTCGCCCTGGACCTGCTGCTGACGCAGATCGAGAAGACGATGGGCTTCGAGGTCGGCAAGATCGGCATCGAGGCGCAGATCGAGAACGCCCAGGGCCTGAACAACGTCAACGAGATCGCGCAGGCCTCCCCGCGCGTCGAGACGATCATCTTCGGCCCGGCCGACTTCATGGCGTCGATCAACATGAAGTCGCTGGTCGTGGGCGAGCAGCCGCCCGGCTACCCGGCGGACGCCTACCACTACATCCTGATGAAGATCCTGATGGCCGCCCGCGCCAACAACCTCCAGGCGATCGACGGCCCCTACCTCCAGATCCGCAACATCGACGGCTACCGCGAGGTCGCCCAGCGCGCCGCCGCCCTCGGCTTCGACGGCAAGTGGGTGCTGCACCCGGGCCAGGTCGAGGCGTCCAACGAGATCTTCTCGCCCTCGCAGGAGGACTACGACCACGCCGAGCTGATCCTGGACGCGTACGACCACTACACGTCCGAGGCGGGCGGCAAGAAGGGCTCGGCGATGCTCGGCGACGAGATGATCGACGAGGCCAGCCGCAAGATGGCGCTGGTCATCTCCGGCAAGGGCCGCGCGGCCGGCATGCGGCGCACCAGCAAGTTCGAGATTCCGGAGGGCTGA